The window GAGATCGAAATCACCTCGTCGATTTTAATGCTCGCCAACGACAAGCCATTTTACACGCACATGATCGAAGGATTCTGGCTGGCGAACGGCTACCCCTGGGAGTTGCTGGAGACGCAGGAATTTTTCATGAAAACCTCTTCCAGCAGAGAAATTCTTGGCTCTGTGGAAATGAACGTCCAACTCAAGGGAAGCGTGGTCATCGGGAAAAACACTTTGATCAAATCCGGCGTTTACATCGAAGGGCCTGTGATCATCGGAAATAATTGCATCATTGGACCCAATGCTTACATTCGCGCGCACACTGCCATTGGCGATAATTGTCAGATAGGTCAGGCCGTGGAAATAAAAAATTCCATCATCATGAGTAACACGAAAATTTCCCATTTGAGTTTTGTCGGCGATTCCGTCATCGGCGAAAACGTGAATTTGGGAGCCGGATTTGTTTCCGCCAATCTGCGCCACGACGGCGAAAATGTTAAATCTTTGGTGAAGGGGAAATTAGTCGATACAGGCAGAAGAAAATTCGGCGCCGTCATCGCGGACAATGTCAAAACCGGCATCAATAATTCGATTTATCCCGGCCGTAAAATTTGGCCCGGCAAACAAACAGAAATCGGAGCGAAAGTCAAGCACGATATTGTTGATTGAATAAATAAAATCAAGACCAGCGTTTAATTTATTGACAGGAGGATTCAATGGGAAAAGGTGACAAAAAGACCAAACGTGGCAAGATTTTTCGTGGTTCATTCGGCAAAACAAGACCGAGAAAAAGAAGAAGTAAAAAAGAAACTGCCAAATAATGGGATGCTGTTTGCCTGAGAAAATTTCCCAACCATTATCGAGAAATTTTTCGTTTTTTATTTTCAGGCACAAACAAAATAATTTCAGAGTCGTGCGTTATGTTGCATCAATTGCAAAACATAATTGTCACATCACTAATTTTGATGAAATTCTTGATTCCATTTTTCAGCCCTGCGTTCGATGATTCGGAGGAAAAAGTGACAAACAGCCAATTCAAAACAGTGGATCTGAGCGGTGCGTGGCGTGTCAACGATTTTACGCTGGGAGAAGGCGTCAAAAAAAATGTCTTTTCCCCAGATTTTGACAAAAGCGGTTTTATTCCAGCGCCGGTGCCCGGAACTGTCCGGCAGGCGCTACTTGCCGCCGGTAAAATTCCCGATCCCTATTTCGGCTTCAACAACGAAGAAGCGCTCTCGGTGGAAAATCGGGAATGGTGGTTTTGCCGGGATTTTGAA is drawn from Calditrichota bacterium and contains these coding sequences:
- a CDS encoding NTP transferase domain-containing protein gives rise to the protein MQAAIMVAGKSTRTYPLTLTRPKPLLPVANKTIVEHILEQLHGLVEEVILIVGYKKEMIEEHIGPEWRGIKISYCEQKEQKGTGHAVLQTASFIQDRFIVLNGDDIYAQEDIEALTKYEYAALARWEEDPSQYGVFEVDENNRVLNLVEKPRKFIGNLTNVGAYVFDRSIFDYIEKTPVSERGEIEITSSILMLANDKPFYTHMIEGFWLANGYPWELLETQEFFMKTSSSREILGSVEMNVQLKGSVVIGKNTLIKSGVYIEGPVIIGNNCIIGPNAYIRAHTAIGDNCQIGQAVEIKNSIIMSNTKISHLSFVGDSVIGENVNLGAGFVSANLRHDGENVKSLVKGKLVDTGRRKFGAVIADNVKTGINNSIYPGRKIWPGKQTEIGAKVKHDIVD
- a CDS encoding 30S ribosomal protein THX, giving the protein MGKGDKKTKRGKIFRGSFGKTRPRKRRSKKETAK